From Caulobacter segnis, a single genomic window includes:
- a CDS encoding long-chain-fatty-acid--CoA ligase gives MALRFADPAPNAYGYPLLIRQLLQSALDARSGREIVGSDGRRHGYEALAHRVGRLAAVLAAHGVDQGDVVAVMDWDSHRYLEAYFAVPMMGAMLQTVNVRLSRDQIAYTLKDTQPRAMIVHADFVEDLQALRPAIEPDCVIITCHDGQPASLDDAVGDYEQLLSAGAETFAFVDFDENALATTFHTTGTTGMPKAVTFSHRQLVLHTLAVGFAMGQQPDNQGLGRESVYMPITPMFHVHAWGLPYLATLLGLKQVYPGRYVPARLLALQREEGVTYSHCVPTILQMLLDEAGPDAWLGPWTIIIGGSALPATLLRAAAARGIIAVAGYGMSETGPVLTLSRHENDDSRPGETVRRWAGRPIPLVQIRLHDDNGEDVSGAANEQGEIVVRAPWLTQAYPNSAAASAALWAGGWLHTQDVASRETHGDIVIRDRLKDVIKTGGEWVSSAEIEDLALQDPDIAEAAVVGAPDPRWGERPVLFAVPRPGRTPRLQTLKDRMSPLVAAGHLSRWAAPDRLILIDALPRTSVGKIDKKQLRLRLGDDVLDSGRGAS, from the coding sequence ATGGCTCTTCGCTTCGCAGATCCCGCACCCAACGCCTACGGCTATCCCCTGCTGATCCGGCAACTGCTGCAGAGTGCGCTGGACGCCCGCAGCGGTCGCGAGATTGTCGGATCAGACGGTCGGCGTCACGGCTATGAGGCGCTGGCGCATCGCGTGGGACGCCTAGCCGCCGTGCTCGCCGCCCACGGCGTTGACCAGGGCGACGTCGTCGCGGTCATGGACTGGGATAGCCATCGCTATCTGGAGGCGTATTTCGCTGTCCCGATGATGGGGGCCATGCTGCAGACGGTGAATGTCCGGCTTTCGCGGGACCAGATCGCCTACACCCTGAAGGACACCCAGCCGCGCGCAATGATCGTGCACGCGGACTTCGTTGAAGACCTTCAGGCGCTGCGCCCTGCCATCGAACCGGACTGCGTGATCATCACCTGCCATGATGGACAGCCCGCTTCGCTCGATGACGCCGTCGGGGACTATGAACAGCTTCTCTCGGCTGGAGCCGAAACCTTCGCCTTCGTCGATTTCGACGAGAACGCCCTCGCCACGACCTTCCACACGACCGGCACGACCGGCATGCCAAAGGCGGTGACCTTCAGCCATCGGCAACTCGTCCTCCACACCCTGGCCGTGGGTTTCGCCATGGGGCAGCAGCCCGACAACCAAGGCCTGGGACGCGAGTCGGTCTATATGCCGATCACCCCCATGTTCCATGTCCACGCCTGGGGTCTGCCGTATCTGGCGACATTGCTGGGACTGAAGCAGGTCTATCCAGGACGCTACGTTCCCGCCCGCCTCCTGGCGTTGCAGCGGGAGGAGGGCGTCACCTATTCGCACTGTGTGCCGACCATCCTTCAGATGTTGCTGGACGAAGCCGGTCCGGACGCCTGGCTCGGTCCCTGGACCATAATCATCGGCGGATCGGCCCTCCCGGCGACCCTGCTGCGCGCCGCCGCCGCCCGGGGCATCATCGCCGTGGCTGGTTATGGCATGTCCGAAACCGGACCGGTCCTAACGTTGTCGCGCCATGAAAACGACGACAGCCGGCCAGGAGAGACCGTCCGCCGATGGGCCGGCAGGCCCATTCCCCTGGTCCAGATCCGGCTCCACGACGACAACGGCGAGGACGTCTCCGGCGCAGCAAACGAACAGGGGGAGATCGTTGTCCGCGCGCCGTGGTTGACCCAGGCCTATCCAAACAGCGCCGCGGCCAGCGCCGCGCTCTGGGCAGGAGGATGGCTCCATACCCAGGACGTCGCTAGCCGCGAGACGCATGGCGACATCGTCATCCGCGACCGGCTGAAGGACGTCATCAAGACAGGTGGCGAATGGGTGTCCTCTGCGGAGATCGAGGACTTGGCCCTGCAGGATCCGGACATCGCCGAGGCCGCCGTTGTCGGCGCGCCCGATCCGCGTTGGGGCGAACGGCCTGTGCTGTTCGCTGTGCCGCGCCCCGGTCGCACGCCACGCTTGCAGACCTTGAAGGACCGAATGTCACCCCTCGTGGCCGCTGGACATCTCAGCCGCTGGGCTGCGCCCGACCGGTTGATCCTGATCGACGCGCTTCCGCGCACCAGCGTCGGCAAGATCGACAAGAAGCAGCTTCGCCTCCGGCTCGGAGACGATGTCCTCGACAGCGGCCGCGGCGCCTCATGA
- a CDS encoding S9 family peptidase has translation MALAAALSSAGCSTRANAELQPAQASFAERASAQATDIKARPRKDGGFTVNGRLEGDHFAMAVPARWNGKVLVFAHGYSAPGSSIAVSEDPADKDPSGGLMKGAYAQGFAIAHSDFDKAGIGVESAVENTLRLRAFLGRMGVSEAYVAGGSMGGNIVMAIIETRPDAFNGALSGCGLVDNWTDEVGLLIDLRALYAYYTRGTPYALPGNVDLNRSALSPIAPNAIGALNEPFRLLQMKRIADPIAALFKAARKTPDGREAQIINKIASITGVTPEPASLIVPIMTVALGMDDMNATFGGGVYDSSTKVYASPLLSAEEAAALNRDIGRVSATPSAVAYADRWRRSTGRFSVPLVAIHNRIDSLVPYSQFEGLIRKTEAAGNADRLLAITVPEITMPLTGTGLEGLAHCGFTPGQLGAAFDALQAWTTTGRRPTPAMPIAAQAR, from the coding sequence TTGGCCCTCGCCGCCGCCTTGTCCAGCGCTGGCTGCAGCACCCGAGCCAACGCCGAACTGCAACCCGCCCAGGCCTCCTTCGCCGAAAGGGCTTCCGCTCAGGCGACGGATATCAAGGCCAGGCCGCGCAAAGACGGCGGCTTCACCGTCAACGGCAGGTTGGAGGGCGACCATTTCGCCATGGCCGTCCCGGCTCGCTGGAACGGCAAGGTGCTGGTCTTCGCCCATGGCTACTCTGCGCCCGGCAGTTCGATCGCCGTCTCCGAAGACCCCGCGGACAAGGACCCGTCGGGGGGGCTGATGAAGGGCGCGTATGCGCAGGGCTTCGCCATCGCCCACAGCGATTTTGACAAGGCTGGGATCGGCGTCGAATCCGCCGTCGAGAACACTTTGCGACTGCGCGCCTTTCTCGGACGAATGGGGGTGAGCGAAGCTTATGTGGCCGGCGGCTCCATGGGCGGCAATATCGTCATGGCCATCATCGAGACACGACCGGATGCGTTCAACGGCGCACTTTCGGGCTGTGGCTTGGTCGACAACTGGACCGACGAGGTGGGCCTGCTGATCGATCTGCGGGCCCTCTACGCCTACTATACTCGCGGCACCCCCTACGCCTTGCCCGGGAACGTCGATCTCAACCGTTCGGCCCTGTCCCCGATCGCGCCGAACGCCATCGGGGCGCTGAACGAACCCTTCCGGCTCCTGCAGATGAAGCGGATCGCCGATCCGATCGCGGCGCTCTTCAAGGCGGCGCGCAAGACCCCCGACGGCCGCGAGGCGCAAATCATCAACAAGATCGCCTCGATCACCGGGGTGACTCCGGAGCCGGCCTCCCTGATCGTCCCGATCATGACCGTCGCCCTTGGGATGGACGACATGAACGCCACCTTCGGCGGCGGCGTCTACGACAGTTCGACCAAGGTCTACGCCAGTCCCCTGTTATCGGCAGAGGAGGCGGCCGCCCTCAACCGCGACATCGGTCGTGTGAGCGCCACCCCTTCGGCGGTGGCTTATGCGGATCGTTGGCGGCGTTCGACAGGCCGGTTCTCCGTTCCTTTGGTGGCCATCCACAACCGCATCGATTCCCTGGTGCCCTACAGCCAGTTCGAAGGTCTGATCCGCAAAACAGAGGCTGCCGGAAACGCCGACCGCCTGCTGGCCATCACCGTGCCCGAGATCACCATGCCCCTTACAGGCACGGGCCTCGAAGGGCTGGCCCACTGCGGCTTCACCCCCGGACAGCTCGGCGCCGCCTTCGACGCCCTGCAGGCCTGGACCACCACGGGCCGGCGGCCGACGCCGGCGATGCCAATTGCGGCCCAGGCGCGCTGA
- a CDS encoding alpha/beta hydrolase family protein, which yields MVRSLRLRLLVGLFPLMLAMSAASAPIAAPLIATGAEAGKALTPAQARLVEKAVALGATDVQGRPGTDGGLLLGGKLKGAQFALAIPADWNGDGLVYAHGYSAPGTPVTVSANPVDKSGLLKEAYGQGFAAGHSAYDKAGLGVETGAVNTLRLRDLVAGLGGKRIYVAGDSMGGGIVVTLLETHPEAFAGGLARCGVVNSWRDLLSRLYDMRAAYAFLTRGGPYAYPQTDLRRNVIAPEPPTGADDATAQAYVFGQMIKMAAPPLALWAAAQRNPQGPEARIVRQVTTIGGFEYDAASLVYPLVTATLASEDLIATAGGWVYGNEGRDFSTPDMSPQEAAAINAGVQRLKADAPALAYLDRWHTAKGRIRTPLVTLHNRIDSLVPYSQEEAFAKAVAKAGEQDKLAAYAVPAVKAPLPGGVEGYTHCGFDQAQTAAAWNALRQWAEIGRKPSADAIK from the coding sequence ATGGTCCGCTCATTGAGATTGCGCCTTCTGGTGGGACTGTTCCCCTTGATGCTGGCCATGAGCGCGGCGTCCGCACCGATCGCCGCCCCGCTCATCGCGACGGGCGCGGAGGCTGGCAAGGCGTTGACGCCCGCCCAGGCGAGGCTGGTGGAAAAAGCCGTCGCGCTTGGCGCAACCGACGTCCAGGGCCGCCCGGGAACGGACGGCGGGCTGTTGCTAGGCGGCAAGCTGAAGGGCGCCCAGTTCGCGCTGGCCATTCCGGCCGACTGGAACGGCGACGGGCTGGTCTATGCGCATGGCTACAGCGCGCCCGGCACGCCTGTCACCGTTTCCGCCAACCCGGTCGACAAGTCCGGTCTCCTCAAGGAGGCCTACGGCCAGGGTTTCGCGGCGGGACACAGCGCGTACGACAAGGCCGGTCTCGGCGTGGAGACAGGCGCGGTCAACACCTTGCGCTTGCGCGATCTCGTGGCCGGCCTTGGCGGCAAGCGGATCTATGTCGCTGGCGACTCCATGGGCGGTGGCATCGTCGTCACGCTGCTGGAGACGCATCCAGAGGCGTTCGCGGGTGGGTTGGCGCGGTGCGGGGTCGTCAACAGCTGGCGCGACCTGCTGAGCCGGCTTTACGACATGCGGGCCGCCTACGCCTTCCTCACGCGCGGCGGACCCTACGCCTATCCCCAGACGGATCTTCGCCGAAACGTCATCGCGCCGGAGCCACCCACGGGCGCCGACGACGCGACCGCCCAGGCCTATGTCTTTGGACAAATGATCAAGATGGCCGCCCCGCCGCTGGCGCTGTGGGCGGCGGCGCAGCGAAATCCGCAAGGCCCCGAGGCGCGCATCGTTCGCCAGGTCACGACGATTGGCGGCTTCGAGTACGACGCCGCGTCCCTGGTCTATCCGCTGGTGACCGCGACCTTGGCGTCGGAGGATCTGATCGCGACGGCCGGCGGCTGGGTCTACGGCAACGAGGGCCGCGACTTCTCCACGCCCGACATGAGCCCTCAGGAGGCGGCGGCGATCAACGCCGGGGTTCAGCGCCTGAAGGCGGACGCCCCCGCCCTGGCCTATCTCGACCGTTGGCATACCGCTAAGGGGCGGATCAGGACGCCGCTGGTCACCCTTCACAACCGCATCGATTCGCTGGTCCCCTATTCGCAGGAAGAGGCTTTCGCCAAAGCCGTGGCCAAGGCTGGCGAGCAGGACAAGCTCGCCGCCTACGCGGTGCCCGCGGTGAAGGCGCCGCTGCCGGGCGGGGTGGAAGGCTACACACACTGCGGCTTCGACCAAGCCCAGACCGCGGCGGCTTGGAACGCGTTGCGTCAATGGGCCGAGATCGGCCGCAAGCCGTCCGCTGACGCGATCAAGTGA
- a CDS encoding alpha/beta hydrolase, translating to MRARSVLASVAGAVAGLALLTDPARGQGPSPTSVLPPSNQLSAEARAVLLRIEAAKAPDFKGDLSRQKAFYGAFNDERLAEMRRGFKVVEAHDTLNGVPVDTVEPIGGASARNKDRVLINVHGGAFLWGAGSGALVEAIPIAATMGVRVVAVDYRLAPEHRYPAASEDVAAVYRALLARYPAANIGIYGCSAGGVITAQAVAWIRRQGLPRPGAIGTLCGTGAPYSGDSPYLAGLAPTGPGTPPLPDVLPTPYMAGVSHDDAAAYPLTSDAETALMPPTLLLAGGRDFAVSALSLAHRRLARLGVESDLQLFDGLPHAFFVWPDMPESKEAYARIASFFDRWLGVDPLSSPPSTRRP from the coding sequence ATGCGAGCGCGGTCTGTTCTTGCAAGTGTCGCTGGCGCTGTCGCGGGTCTGGCGCTCCTGACCGATCCCGCGCGGGGGCAGGGCCCGTCGCCGACTTCGGTCCTACCGCCCTCCAACCAACTCAGCGCCGAGGCCCGCGCCGTCCTCCTGCGGATCGAGGCGGCCAAGGCGCCGGACTTCAAGGGCGATCTTAGCAGGCAAAAGGCGTTCTACGGCGCGTTCAACGACGAGCGGCTGGCCGAGATGAGGCGCGGCTTCAAAGTCGTTGAAGCCCATGACACCTTGAACGGCGTGCCGGTCGATACAGTCGAACCTATCGGCGGCGCATCGGCGCGTAACAAGGACAGAGTGCTGATCAACGTTCACGGCGGCGCCTTCCTGTGGGGTGCGGGCTCCGGCGCGCTCGTCGAGGCCATACCGATCGCCGCGACGATGGGCGTTCGGGTGGTCGCGGTCGACTATCGACTGGCGCCCGAGCATCGCTATCCCGCCGCCTCCGAAGACGTGGCGGCGGTGTACCGCGCACTGCTGGCGCGTTATCCGGCGGCCAATATCGGCATCTATGGCTGTTCGGCGGGGGGCGTCATCACGGCCCAGGCGGTCGCTTGGATCAGAAGGCAGGGTCTCCCACGGCCCGGGGCGATCGGCACGCTGTGCGGCACCGGCGCGCCCTATTCCGGCGACAGCCCCTATCTGGCCGGCCTGGCGCCGACGGGCCCCGGAACGCCGCCGCTGCCGGACGTCTTGCCCACGCCCTACATGGCCGGCGTTTCCCACGACGACGCGGCCGCCTATCCCCTGACGTCCGACGCGGAGACGGCGCTGATGCCGCCGACCCTGCTGCTGGCGGGCGGGCGAGACTTCGCGGTCAGCGCGCTCAGCCTGGCCCATCGCCGGTTGGCCCGGCTGGGCGTCGAGAGCGATCTGCAGCTCTTCGACGGCCTGCCGCACGCCTTCTTCGTCTGGCCGGACATGCCGGAATCCAAGGAAGCCTACGCGCGCATCGCGAGCTTCTTCGACCGCTGGCTCGGCGTCGATCCCCTCTCGTCCCCACCCTCGACCCGGAGACCGTGA
- a CDS encoding glycoside hydrolase family 1 protein — MRLDRRKALGLGLAAAASARAGQVAAKPHFLWGAATAGHQVEGNNVNADIWLLEQVTPTVFAEPSGDACDSLHHWREDIAIVKALGLNCYRFSIEWSRIEPTKGQFSQAFLDHYGRMVDHCREQGLAPVVTFNHFTTPRWFAAEGGWENPQAPELFARFCDRVSRRVADGLSHALTFNEPNLALGGRWSASPPPAAFTARMAACIAAAAKASGSSRFSLLMGDKDPRPMIPHVISAHRLARAAIKAHRSDLPVGLSLAIPDEVAVVPDSALERKRADVYESFFAAAAGDDFIGVQVYGRDYIGRERSVSAPPGGPRRPNGQEWFPSAVGNVVRSVYARTGKPVLVTENGIDAEDDAERARFIPEAVASVLSARATGVPVLGYIHWSLLDNFEWLSGYGPKFGLVAVDRRTFRRTPKPSAEVLGRIARSGGVA; from the coding sequence ATGAGGCTGGATCGCCGTAAAGCGCTGGGACTTGGCCTGGCCGCCGCGGCGTCTGCGCGGGCGGGGCAGGTCGCCGCCAAGCCGCACTTCCTGTGGGGGGCGGCCACCGCCGGACACCAGGTCGAAGGCAACAACGTCAATGCCGACATCTGGCTTCTGGAGCAGGTCACTCCCACGGTGTTCGCCGAGCCGTCCGGCGACGCCTGCGACAGCCTGCATCACTGGCGCGAAGACATCGCCATCGTCAAGGCGCTGGGCCTGAACTGCTACCGGTTCTCGATCGAGTGGTCGCGGATCGAGCCCACCAAGGGACAGTTCAGCCAAGCGTTCCTGGACCACTACGGCCGCATGGTCGACCATTGCCGCGAACAGGGCCTGGCGCCTGTCGTCACGTTCAATCACTTCACCACGCCGCGGTGGTTCGCCGCCGAGGGCGGCTGGGAAAATCCGCAAGCGCCCGAGCTCTTCGCGCGCTTCTGCGACCGCGTGAGCCGGCGCGTGGCTGACGGTCTCAGCCATGCCCTGACCTTCAACGAACCGAACCTGGCCCTGGGGGGGCGATGGTCTGCAAGCCCGCCCCCGGCGGCGTTCACCGCCCGCATGGCGGCCTGCATCGCCGCCGCGGCCAAGGCCAGCGGATCCAGCCGCTTTTCCTTGCTGATGGGCGACAAGGATCCGCGTCCGATGATCCCGCACGTCATCTCCGCCCATCGGCTGGCCCGGGCCGCGATCAAGGCGCACCGCTCCGATCTGCCGGTGGGGCTGAGCCTGGCGATACCCGACGAGGTGGCCGTCGTTCCCGACAGCGCCCTCGAGCGAAAACGGGCCGATGTGTACGAGTCCTTCTTCGCCGCCGCGGCCGGCGACGATTTCATCGGCGTGCAGGTCTATGGCCGCGACTACATCGGGCGCGAGCGATCTGTGTCGGCGCCGCCTGGGGGACCTCGGCGTCCCAACGGCCAGGAGTGGTTTCCGTCGGCCGTCGGCAACGTCGTCAGGTCTGTTTATGCGCGGACCGGCAAGCCGGTGCTGGTGACGGAAAACGGCATAGACGCCGAAGACGACGCCGAACGCGCCCGGTTCATCCCCGAGGCGGTCGCCTCGGTGCTGTCGGCCCGGGCCACGGGCGTCCCGGTTCTGGGCTATATCCACTGGTCGCTGCTGGACAACTTCGAATGGCTATCCGGCTACGGGCCCAAGTTCGGCTTGGTGGCGGTGGATCGCCGCACGTTCCGGCGAACGCCCAAGCCCAGCGCCGAGGTCTTGGGACGGATCGCGCGGTCGGGCGGGGTGGCGTGA
- a CDS encoding alpha/beta fold hydrolase: protein MRHWISSAALGAVFLCSAVARAEQPAAPAHAASAFAPTSAQAKLLVKAERAGAQDLSASAAPAGGMILKGTLEGRAFVLAIPATWRGEIMLFGQGYATPGSAPTVPMDLLAKDPGGGLFNHLYDEGVASGVAAFDKSGIATESGAKNTMRLRALAATLGGERFYAVGGSMGGSIVMALIDRYPTAFSGAVAMCGVTQGWRPLIQQLTDMRGAYDILTAGTPYALPGEKDLTRSALPVTPPAGDATPGDAFREAQKMRLLTPIFGLFLAAKANPAGPEARIIQQVAAIGGFTPDPAALGAPLSAAALGMDDIIATMGGLPIGNRARVYAPPEMTPDEAADFNRKMQRYDADAAAVAYARAWHETSGTFEIPLVTAHQTIDALVPFSQSEGLGRVVAEAGNSGRLAQYALEPTRVPLPEGLEGFTHCGFSPGQNIAAFEAMRDWVRSGKKPGADAVR from the coding sequence ATGCGACATTGGATTTCCAGCGCGGCGCTGGGGGCCGTGTTCCTCTGCTCGGCCGTCGCGCGCGCAGAGCAACCGGCCGCGCCGGCGCACGCCGCTTCGGCCTTCGCGCCCACCTCGGCCCAAGCCAAGCTTTTGGTCAAGGCGGAGCGGGCGGGCGCGCAAGATCTGAGCGCCTCGGCCGCTCCTGCTGGCGGCATGATCCTCAAGGGGACGCTCGAGGGACGCGCCTTCGTCCTGGCGATTCCGGCGACCTGGCGTGGCGAAATCATGCTGTTCGGCCAAGGCTACGCCACGCCGGGCTCGGCGCCGACCGTCCCCATGGATCTGCTCGCCAAGGACCCGGGAGGCGGCTTGTTCAACCACCTGTATGACGAGGGCGTGGCCAGTGGCGTCGCGGCGTTCGACAAGTCCGGTATCGCGACCGAGTCCGGCGCCAAGAACACCATGCGCTTGCGCGCTCTGGCGGCCACCCTGGGGGGCGAGCGCTTCTATGCCGTCGGCGGCTCCATGGGCGGCAGCATCGTGATGGCGCTAATCGATCGCTATCCGACGGCGTTCTCTGGCGCGGTCGCGATGTGCGGCGTCACCCAGGGCTGGCGGCCACTCATCCAGCAGCTGACCGACATGCGCGGGGCCTACGACATCCTGACCGCGGGCACGCCCTACGCCTTGCCCGGCGAAAAAGACCTGACGCGCTCGGCCTTGCCCGTGACGCCGCCCGCCGGCGACGCCACACCGGGCGATGCGTTCCGTGAAGCCCAGAAGATGCGGCTGTTGACGCCCATCTTCGGCCTCTTCCTGGCCGCCAAGGCCAACCCCGCAGGCCCGGAGGCCCGGATCATCCAGCAGGTGGCGGCGATCGGCGGCTTCACGCCTGATCCGGCGGCTTTGGGCGCGCCCCTCTCTGCGGCGGCCCTGGGCATGGACGACATCATCGCGACCATGGGCGGCTTGCCGATCGGCAATCGCGCGCGCGTCTACGCGCCGCCGGAAATGACGCCCGACGAGGCGGCGGACTTCAATCGCAAGATGCAGCGCTATGACGCTGACGCCGCGGCCGTCGCCTATGCCCGCGCCTGGCACGAAACCAGCGGAACATTCGAGATCCCTCTGGTGACGGCGCATCAGACGATCGACGCCCTCGTGCCGTTTTCGCAGTCCGAGGGCCTGGGTCGGGTCGTCGCCGAGGCCGGGAACAGCGGCAGACTGGCTCAGTACGCTTTGGAGCCGACTCGCGTGCCTCTGCCCGAAGGTCTGGAAGGGTTCACGCACTGCGGTTTCTCGCCAGGCCAGAACATCGCCGCGTTCGAAGCCATGCGAGATTGGGTCCGAAGCGGCAAGAAGCCTGGCGCGGATGCGGTGCGATGA
- a CDS encoding TonB-dependent receptor: MSKKNWLAAAAMGAILTGAPAMAQTTIAQPELAPRVRTYVIEAGAMKAALDAWARQSGRAILYRVDEIQSMRSPGVHGKLGEYAALEAIIAGSGLVIHRDPSGSIAVSRPNARANDAALVAETADAASQASASEATVMTDIVVTARRTAERAQRVPVAITAFSQDAIREKSINNGSDLQNFTPSLSVLGDVSRNQESYTIRGMGGSGGPGTGSGPGVVGYFAEVPSSASGPGNFYDLASLQILKGPQGTLFGRNTTGGAVLMEPERPKMDTVEGYIDATIGNFDRRGLQGAVNLPLVDNVLAIRLAGQMDKRDGYVRDVNTGRDYLNRNNYSLRLGVQFNPTERLRNYTAVNYLKVDEHGGGSILLAVNPARPYAALLQPYLAAQQARGVRQTALSVPTFERAKNLLVLNNTEWRVGDAVTVKNIVSYARTRSTSANDRDSTLLPIADLLGAYPGGWNNNLRTVTEELQVRYDRGPLRVQGGGFFLDQKTPAPLTFRTVNPMQVGGLLGGGPLIVPQALWSTLGLSGPLAPALSLQPSAHVDGRSKALYAQAQYEIAPNLTATVGYRWTWDRFGGDIQAYQDADSYQIFSKLAALGLVSPAQAAQVIGLNANLCVYDAFKAVAAGGFPTLKYPNCTSPTFNGKSDGATWQVGLDWRADPETLVYAVSRRGYKSGASNPIVSLFLGESHPLFAVRPEQVTDAEVGIKRDWSLDGVRARTNLSAFYTWYNDIQVIQRAAISGSDILTNAQRARVLGLEFEGMIIPVKGVTLGATYSYNSAKYLEYDTIAIPAIPQALTAAQPSRDLAGTPFSFVPKQKYSLSAAIALPIPAEAGRLDFTANWSHQSSQRVTPEAQPFDTIAAYGLLNLRLDWREVWGARLDLAVFATNVLDKTYRVTANPGYNNSGFAGSIFGEPAQYGVQLRYRY; the protein is encoded by the coding sequence ATGAGCAAGAAGAATTGGCTCGCCGCGGCGGCCATGGGTGCGATCCTGACCGGCGCGCCGGCGATGGCCCAGACGACGATCGCCCAGCCTGAGCTTGCGCCACGAGTTCGCACCTACGTCATCGAAGCGGGCGCCATGAAGGCCGCGCTCGACGCCTGGGCCCGGCAGTCGGGACGCGCGATCCTGTATCGGGTCGACGAGATCCAATCCATGCGATCTCCAGGGGTCCATGGAAAGCTTGGCGAATACGCCGCGCTCGAGGCGATCATCGCCGGATCGGGCCTTGTGATCCATCGCGACCCCAGCGGCTCGATTGCGGTGTCTCGTCCGAACGCCCGTGCGAACGACGCCGCCCTGGTGGCTGAGACCGCCGACGCGGCGTCTCAGGCCTCCGCGAGCGAAGCGACCGTGATGACCGACATCGTTGTGACCGCGCGCCGAACAGCCGAGCGGGCGCAGCGCGTTCCGGTGGCGATCACCGCCTTTTCGCAGGACGCCATTCGCGAGAAGTCGATCAATAACGGCAGCGATCTTCAGAACTTCACCCCCTCGCTCTCGGTGCTGGGGGACGTGTCGCGCAACCAGGAAAGCTACACCATCCGCGGCATGGGCGGGAGCGGCGGGCCGGGCACGGGCAGCGGTCCGGGGGTCGTGGGCTACTTCGCCGAGGTGCCGAGCTCGGCCAGCGGACCGGGCAATTTCTACGACCTGGCCTCTCTGCAGATTCTGAAGGGGCCGCAAGGCACGCTGTTCGGTCGCAACACCACCGGCGGCGCGGTGCTCATGGAGCCCGAGCGGCCCAAGATGGACACGGTCGAGGGCTATATCGACGCCACGATCGGCAACTTCGACCGCCGCGGCCTGCAGGGCGCGGTCAATCTGCCGCTCGTCGACAACGTCCTGGCGATCCGCCTCGCTGGCCAGATGGACAAGCGCGACGGCTACGTGCGCGACGTCAATACCGGCCGCGACTACCTGAACCGAAACAATTACAGCCTCCGCCTGGGCGTCCAGTTCAATCCGACCGAGCGGCTACGCAACTACACGGCCGTCAACTACCTCAAGGTCGACGAGCATGGCGGCGGCAGCATCCTGCTGGCGGTGAACCCGGCGCGGCCCTACGCCGCCCTGCTTCAGCCCTATCTCGCGGCCCAGCAGGCGCGGGGCGTCCGCCAGACGGCGCTCAGCGTGCCGACGTTCGAAAGGGCCAAGAACCTTCTGGTCCTTAACAACACCGAATGGCGGGTCGGCGACGCCGTCACGGTGAAGAACATCGTGAGCTATGCGCGCACCCGATCGACTAGCGCCAATGATCGGGATTCCACGCTCCTGCCGATCGCCGATCTTCTGGGGGCTTATCCCGGCGGCTGGAACAACAATCTGCGCACCGTGACGGAGGAGCTGCAGGTTCGATATGACCGTGGCCCGCTGCGCGTGCAGGGCGGCGGCTTCTTCCTGGACCAGAAGACGCCGGCGCCGCTGACGTTTAGGACCGTCAATCCGATGCAGGTAGGCGGGCTTCTGGGCGGCGGACCGCTGATCGTTCCGCAGGCGCTTTGGTCCACGCTGGGCCTGTCCGGGCCTCTGGCGCCGGCCCTGAGCCTGCAGCCCAGCGCCCATGTGGATGGTCGCAGCAAGGCGCTCTACGCCCAGGCGCAGTATGAGATCGCGCCGAACCTGACCGCCACGGTCGGCTATCGGTGGACGTGGGACCGGTTCGGGGGCGACATCCAGGCTTATCAGGACGCCGACAGCTATCAGATCTTCAGCAAGCTCGCGGCGCTAGGCCTTGTGAGCCCGGCGCAGGCCGCTCAGGTCATCGGTCTCAACGCCAATCTTTGCGTCTACGACGCGTTCAAGGCCGTCGCCGCGGGAGGCTTTCCCACCCTGAAATATCCGAACTGCACGTCGCCGACCTTCAACGGCAAGAGCGACGGCGCGACTTGGCAGGTCGGTCTGGACTGGCGGGCCGACCCCGAGACGCTCGTCTATGCGGTCTCGCGGCGGGGGTACAAGTCCGGAGCCAGCAATCCGATCGTTTCGCTGTTCCTGGGCGAAAGCCACCCCCTGTTCGCTGTACGCCCAGAGCAGGTGACGGACGCGGAGGTGGGGATCAAGCGCGACTGGTCGCTGGACGGCGTCAGGGCGCGCACCAATCTGTCGGCCTTCTACACCTGGTACAACGACATCCAGGTCATTCAGCGCGCCGCGATCTCGGGCTCGGATATCCTCACCAACGCCCAGCGGGCGCGGGTTCTGGGTCTCGAGTTCGAAGGGATGATCATCCCGGTCAAGGGCGTGACGCTGGGGGCGACCTACTCGTACAACTCCGCCAAGTATCTGGAATACGATACGATCGCTATCCCGGCGATCCCGCAGGCCCTGACGGCCGCGCAGCCCAGCCGGGATTTGGCGGGCACGCCGTTCTCCTTCGTCCCCAAGCAGAAATACAGCCTGAGCGCCGCGATCGCCTTGCCCATCCCTGCCGAGGCGGGCCGTCTCGATTTCACCGCCAACTGGTCGCATCAGTCGAGCCAGCGCGTGACGCCCGAAGCGCAGCCCTTCGATACGATCGCCGCCTATGGGCTGCTGAACCTGAGGCTCGACTGGCGGGAGGTCTGGGGCGCGCGGCTGGACCTGGCCGTCTTCGCCACCAACGTGCTGGACAAGACCTACCGCGTCACCGCCAACCCCGGATACAACAACTCCGGCTTCGCAGGCTCGATCTTCGGCGAGCCCGCTCAGTACGGCGTTCAGCTCCGCTACCGGTACTGA